The genomic stretch TGACTGCAAAGCTGTCCGCCGTTTTCGAGTCATTCAGCGTAGCTGTATACTCGCCCTCGTTCCCGGTATGTTTTTCAGCAAACTTTGCGATGCCCAAGACATGTTCTTCGACAACACCCCCCCACCCATTGGGCGTGTCGGTAGTTTGGTATGGATTGTCACCCGACATCAGCTGCGATGATATTTGCGGGTTCGTCGGGGGTGATGGAAAACCATTTTTTCGCTGATTTTGGCGTGACCAATTCGCGGTAGGAAGAGAATAACTTGGCCACATCATGACCCATTTCCAGTGCGGTGCGTGGAGCATTTTGAGTTTCCGCCAATCGATAACTGGCGTACGAGTGCCGCAAAAGGTTTTTCCCGTGAAGATTATTGTCCGCCATCAGTTTTCGAAATACATGATCGAACTGGCCTGCGGTACCCTCCCAGATTGCACCATTCTTGTGCCTCCAAGGCTGCAGCCACTTGTTCAAGGCGGGTTGCATTTTGATAAGTCGCCTCTGCTTGGTCTTGGTAAGGTGAGCCTCGAGTTCGATATGCCCCTCGACGCTCCAGACATGTCGCCAATGTAAGCGAAGGATTTCAGACCGCCTTGCTCCCGTGAATCCTCCCAACGCGATGATGGGCAACAATTCTGTTGGAGCTGCGTTCAGCAGTTTTTCAAATTGAGTTGGCGTGAGAATCTTGGGTGGCGGATCAACCACAGCCTCACGCCCCAAAACTTCACCGAGTCGATGCTTGGGCGACAAATAATCCTGCGTCACGCACCACGCCAAAAATTGGGCAAGGGTTTGTCGCCGATGATTGCGTGTCTTGGGTCTTAACTTAGCTTGGCCGTCAAAGAACGCTTCGATGGCAGCTTTCGTCAAGTCAAGGACATCGACCGCGAACGCATCGCAAAATCGGTCCATGGTCAATGCGTCCTCATAAGCCATCCGCTCGGAAACGCGATTATTTCTGAACCGAATAAATTCGGCAGAGGCATCTTTGAACGAAATCGGTTTGATGTCGGCATGGTTTTCAGTCCACGCCTTGGCTGCCTCCATCAACGTGCCGTGAGGCATGCTTTGCTTTGCCTGTCGATATTCGTTGATGGCATCGACCAACCCCACCCCCGTTCCTTGCAGAGCGGTCTGGGCGATTCTCAACTCGTTGAGTTCGTGTTGAGTGGGTTGGTTGGTTTGCCCCTTGGCAATTTGTTTGAGGGCGGCAAGAGCTTTCGCTTTGACCACGGATAGCCTTTTACTTTGCGCGCCTTTCTGCTTCCCCGCGCATTGCCATACGGCGCGGTAATAGCCCCGGGCATCCTTTGCGTACACTTTCGCCGTTAATGAACGGTATTCAATGATGAGTGGGAAAGACACTGGGGATTTATGCGGAAAGTATGCGGAGTTTGCAACCCTACCGATTTTATCGGTAAAATTGGTGCCCACGACAGGAGTCGAACCTGTACCCTGTTGCCAGGACTAGGACCTGAACCTAGCGCGTCTGCCAATTCCGCCACGTGGGCCGCCGATAACGGCGGGGGATATAGCTTGGTATGGGCGTCAAGGCAATCTTATTGCTGGAAGTTATTATTGGTGATTTTTGCGAATGATGCGTGGAATGCACGCGTGACAGGAGATTGTATTTGCACGAAAACTGGATTTGTTTGTGAAACCTTTAGTTATTCATTTAGAAAATCAGTTTTTTGGGCAGTTTTTGTTAAATCGCCGCTATTTTGATATTGGCACAGTATTTGCTTTAATTGCGACCACTGGCGTCTACGGGCGTCATAACCCACATAAACCAATACAACCCAACCGAACTAAAAACCATGAAAAAACACAAAGGTTTCACGCTTATCGAGCTGTTGGTGGTGATTGCCATTATTGGCATTCTAGCCAGTATGCTTCTCCCCACCTTGGCTAAGGCTAAAAAGAAGGCAAATCGCCTAAAATGTAACAATAACCTCGGACAGATGGCTAAGGCTTTTACATCGTCTGGCGGTGATTACGATGGTTGGCTTCCTTGGAATCTAACCAATTTTGACAAGGCGGATGTTGCCAATGAAGGTAACGAGCGCTTGTACGCGTTGGCGGGCCGGAACCCGACGGGTGGCTACAAATATGGTAGCTGGTGCCTGTACAATCACGAGTATATTTGGGCAGCCCACGCTGGGTTGCGTGATGATCTTGGCAGCGCCAAAGCCTTGCTTTCGCCTTGCGACCCCAAGAGCAAGCGCAATAATGATCTGGACGTTCGGGAAGGTAAACTTTCCGGATGGTGCCGCAGCCGCCTTGGCCCAACTGCGACCGCCCGATACAAAGTGAGCACTCGCGCCCAGACTTATGGCATCCATTTGGGTGGCGACAGCCAAGGCAAATCTATTTTGGCAACGACCCGTAACATCCTCGGGGGAAGCTCCCGTGATGGCTACAATGCCGGCCGAACCAAAGTGATGACGGGGGGCCGCTTGAGCGCATCCACCGGTCGTTGGCTGAGCTCTACGTTGATTGGCCAGACTGATTCGCGTGTGAAGGATTCCAACGGAAACGATTTGGGCTACATCTCCTGGATGGGCCCGGGTGCGACTGGCAAATGGGATCGCACCGATCGCAGCCGCGTGATCCGCACTTACAACGTGGATAGCCACCGTGTGGTGGCCGGTTTGGATATTGGCCAGGGCCAGATCGCGATGAGCGATGGCAGTGCCTCGCAGGTGGATGACGCCGGCTTGGCCAGCGCGGTCAATGAGCACGATCAAAAAGTAGGCGGCGTAAACGGCTACAAGCAGGAGGTCGTGTCTGTTCCTTACATTTACTAACGAACACGAGCACCCCCAACCGAAAAACCAGCGCCCCCGTTTGGGGGCGCTTTTTTTGTGATCACAGTATTTTCAGGTGCGGGGAAATCAGGGCCAGAAGCAGGGCATAAAAAAACCCGCCTCAGAGGCGGGTATGCATTGTGGGTTTGTGTGTTACGGCTGAAGCGGTGGGGCTATTCGCCGCCGCCTTCTTCTCCGTCTTCACCCTCCACGCCTTCTTCGTTGGCGGGATTGGCTTCCTCGGGTTGGGCGGGTTCTTCAGCATTGTCACTACAACCGGGCAGAGTCACAGCAAATGCAGCGAGGGACACGATTAGAATCGCTTTTTGGATTAGTTTTTTCATTAGTGTTTTGATGTTTTATTGGCGTGAACCAAGATGTTCAAACTAGCATGCCAATGGGCCTGGCGCAATGAAAAATAGGGTGTCCGGCTCGCCGAAGGGGGTGCGTGGTTTTTCGATAAATGGGTGAGAAATCACGCGGCCATAAAACTAAAACTGTGGTAATCGCGATTTTTATGCAGTTTTCAGGATTTTTGTCGATGGCACGCCGAATGCTTGTACGGGTTGGGGGGGTACTATACCTTGCCTGAGCGGTCATTTTTTACGCGTTTTATGCACCACAACCCTTAATTTTGATGCTAATGAAAAATCAGAATGGCTTTACGCTCATCGAGCTGTTGGTAGTGATCGCGGTGATCGGGATTCTTGCCAGTATGCTGCTCCCGACGCTGGCCAAAGCCAAACGGAAGGCTAACCGCCTCAAATGCGCCAGCAAAATGGGCTCCCTGGGTAAGGCGTTTAACGGATTCGCCACAGAATCGAGCGGGAATCAATTCCCGTGGATGCTAACTATGGGTGCGGCGCAGTCGATGTACGATGAGGCCAACCGCACACTCGGCCTCATATCACCAACAGTGTACGAACGCGCTCAAGGCCGTGCGATTTCCAAGTCGGCAGGATGGTTTAATGCCGGCTGGCAATCGGGCAAATGGGATCGGCATTATTACGATTGGTGGTGCGCGAAGGATGTTCACTGGTTGTGGAGTGCTGCTGCGTTGCGCAAGGGCATTGG from Limisphaerales bacterium encodes the following:
- a CDS encoding tyrosine-type recombinase/integrase encodes the protein MGTNFTDKIGRVANSAYFPHKSPVSFPLIIEYRSLTAKVYAKDARGYYRAVWQCAGKQKGAQSKRLSVVKAKALAALKQIAKGQTNQPTQHELNELRIAQTALQGTGVGLVDAINEYRQAKQSMPHGTLMEAAKAWTENHADIKPISFKDASAEFIRFRNNRVSERMAYEDALTMDRFCDAFAVDVLDLTKAAIEAFFDGQAKLRPKTRNHRRQTLAQFLAWCVTQDYLSPKHRLGEVLGREAVVDPPPKILTPTQFEKLLNAAPTELLPIIALGGFTGARRSEILRLHWRHVWSVEGHIELEAHLTKTKQRRLIKMQPALNKWLQPWRHKNGAIWEGTAGQFDHVFRKLMADNNLHGKNLLRHSYASYRLAETQNAPRTALEMGHDVAKLFSSYRELVTPKSAKKWFSITPDEPANIIAADVG
- a CDS encoding prepilin-type N-terminal cleavage/methylation domain-containing protein, which produces MKKHKGFTLIELLVVIAIIGILASMLLPTLAKAKKKANRLKCNNNLGQMAKAFTSSGGDYDGWLPWNLTNFDKADVANEGNERLYALAGRNPTGGYKYGSWCLYNHEYIWAAHAGLRDDLGSAKALLSPCDPKSKRNNDLDVREGKLSGWCRSRLGPTATARYKVSTRAQTYGIHLGGDSQGKSILATTRNILGGSSRDGYNAGRTKVMTGGRLSASTGRWLSSTLIGQTDSRVKDSNGNDLGYISWMGPGATGKWDRTDRSRVIRTYNVDSHRVVAGLDIGQGQIAMSDGSASQVDDAGLASAVNEHDQKVGGVNGYKQEVVSVPYIY